The sequence GAAGATGGTAAGCCAGCCGGAGACGAGTGAAATGACGCTGATCACAAGGATGACAAGGGTCAGGAGGGCAATGAGGAGAAAGGGAAGCCTTCTGTTCTTTGGCGTAAGGACCGGGGGCAGTATCGTCATGGTTTGCTCCCACATACGTCATCTCTGTCAGGGTTTATCCGACACGCTCCTGTCGGCACCGTGATCTCGAGCTGTGTCCCCTTGCCCGACTCGCCGTTCTCTGTGTTGGTGATGTCGTCGGGAAAGGTGTTGAGAATGGATCGATACCGCTCCTCGCTCTCCCGCAACGTCTCTTCCGCCTGCTTCTGCACTATGGAATCCTCGCCTGAACGGAGTTCCCTGTCAGTCATGGTCCCCCCTCTTGCCTGTTTCCATGCTACGTCTGACCATACCAGCGGCATGCCACACTGCCGGCGACTGTCTTCTGTGTGTTGTTTCCGTTTGCAGCTCCTGAACCCTCCTTGACTTCGTCGAATCGCAGTTTTCTTGCCCCACGCACGAAAAGTGGGCAATGCGCACGATCCTGCTCTCAGGATAGTCGTGGCGCAAAACGGGTCAAGTGATCCGCCAGGGGTTGTGCGTCTTCAGACCAGAACGTGGCACTGGACTTCCGTCTGCTCTCGTTCACGATGATCAGGTCAGGGGGCATCTGGGGGCACTGTGACCTGTCCATGTTGATTCATCAGCACGTTCCTGTTGACAGGAAGGCCGTCAGGAAGTAACCTTATAGAAGTTGTCGAGGGCCGGTCCTGGGCGGTTGCCCTGAGAGCGGCCATTGTCATATGTGGAGGTTGACATGGAACGTGTGCTAAGCAACGAACTGTCCTCTCACGCAGGTGAACGCATCATGATGGCGGGCTGGATGCACCGCATTCGCAGGCTGGGAAGCGGTATGGTATTTGTCCACCTGCGCGATCGCTCTGGCATCTGTCAGATCGTCGTTGAGGCTCCCGAGGCAGTGGCTTCCATCGACGGATTGCTTGTCGAGAGCGTCATCCAGGTCGAGGGCACGGTGGTTGCAGAGCCACAGGCCGCCGGTGGATACGAAGTGCACGACCCTTCCTTCACCGTGCTGTCTCCTGTCACCGAAGCGTTGCCGTTTCCGATCAACAAGCCGGTCATCAATGCGCATCTGGATACGTTCCTCGACAATGCCATGGTCGGTCTCAGGGCGCCTTCCAAACAGGCCATCTTCAAACTGAGCGCCGCAGTCGCCCACGGATTCCGGGAGGTCCTCGACGGTAAGGGTTTCACCGAAGTGGCGACACCCAAGATCATCGGCTCAGCTTCTGAGTCAGGCGCCAACGTTTTCGCGATCGAGTACTTCGGGAAGCAGGCCTATCTGGCACAGAGCCCCCAGTTCTACAAGCAGATGATGGTCGGTGTCTTCGAACGCGTGTACGAGGTGGCCCCTGTCTTCAGGGCCGAGCCCCATCAGACCATCCGTCACCTCAACGAGTACGTCAGCATGGACGCCGAGATGGGGTTCATTAAGGACCATACGACGGTCATGGCCCTTCTCACCGAAGTCATCAGGGGGATCCTCTCCTATCTCACGACGCACTGCACCGGGGAGCTGGAGCTTCTCAAGGTCGCAATGCCGCTGGCGCCCGAGACCTTTCCGCACGTCTACTTCCCGGACGCACAGCAGTGGATCTTCGAACATCAGGGCGAGGATTGCCGCGGAGAGCCGGATCTTGCCCCTCAGCACGAGAAGTGGCTGGGCGAGTGGGCAAAGGAGACGTTCCAGTCCGATTTCCTGTTCGTTACCGGGTACCCGATGGTGAAGCGCCCCTTCTACACGGCGCCGAACCGGGACGACCCCAAGTACTCCAACTCATTCGACCTTCTGTTCCGGGGGACCGAGCTCGTCACGGGTGGGCAGCGTCTCAACAAGTTTGACGACTATGCCAGGGCTCTGGAATCTCGTGGCATGACCCAGGATGCTGTGGCCGCCTACCTGCAGACATTCCGCTTCGGCATGCCGCCGCACGGTGGATTTGCCATCGGGCTGGAGCGGTTTATCATGCAGCTGACAGGTCTGACGAACCTGCGCGAGGCCGCCCTGTTCCCACGCGACATGGAGAGGCTGCAGCCCTGATCCTTGAAATGTGAACACCGTTGGGGTCAGGCACCTTAGGCATTCACAATTGGAGTGACCGATGAGAGAATACGATTTTCATAGCATCGAACCGAAGTGGCAAGACCTCTGGGAGGCCGAGAAGGCCTATCGGACGGAAGAGAACTCGGTCAAGCCAAAGCTCTTCTGTCTGGATTACTTCCCGTATCCATCAGGAGACGGCCTGCATGTCGGCCATTGCCGCAACTATATCCCCACCGACGTCATCAGTCGCTTCTACCGCATGAAGGGCTTCAATGTCCTGCACCCCATGGGCTGGGACGCATTCGGGCTCCCCGCTGAGAACGAGGCTATCAGGCTGAAGAAAAATCCGCGCGAGATCACCATTAAGAACACGACCAACTTCAAGAGGCAGCTCAAACTCATCGGGACCTCGTACGACTGGGAGCGAGAGATCAACTCATCCGATCCCGAATACTATCGGTGGACTCAGTGGTTCTTCCTGCTTCTGTACAAGCGGGGCCTTGCCTATGAGAAGGAGTCGGAGCAGTGGTGGTGCTCGAGCTGCAAGACTGTCCTGGCTAATGAGCAGGCAAAGGATGGCAAGTGCTGGCGCTGCGGGACCCCCGTGGAGAAGAAGAAGCTGAAACAGTGGTTCTTCAGGATAACCGACTACGCCGATCGTCTGGCCGACGACCTTGATACCGTGGACTGGCCCGAGCGCATTAAGATCATGCAGCGCAACTGGATCGGCAAGTCCGTTGGTGCCGAGGTCGTCTTCGACATCGTGTCGGCCGGCGATGGTTCGAAGCATCCGGTAACGGTCTTCACGACTCGTCTGGACACCATCATGGGCGCTACGTTCCTCGTGCTGGCCCCTGAACATCCTCTGATCCATGAGATCGTTGCGAGCGGACAGCATGCCGAGGTCGATGCATATATCGCTGCCAGCAAGACCAAGACGGAGATCGACCGCATGTCGACAGACAGGGAGAAAACGGGTGTCTTCACGGGAGCCTACACGGTCAACCCGTTCTCGGGCGAGAAGGTCCCGGTCTGGATTGCCGACTATGTGCTCATGGGCTATGGCACGGGCGCCATCATGGCTGTACCTGCTCATGACAGCCGTGACTTTGCGTTTGCCACCAGATGTGGTATCCAGATCCGTCAGGTCATCGGATGGCCGGGCATCGCATATGAGGCAACGTCGTGGAATGATGCATACTCCGAGCACGGAACGCTGGTTCGTTCTGGGCGCTTCGACGGTCTGACAACGGAGGCTGCTTTCGCGGCAATGGTCGAAGAGGGTGAAGCAAAGGGGTTTGCAACGGCGCAGACCAACTACCACATGCGTGACTGGCTTATCAGCCGCCAACGCTACTGGGGAGCTCCGATCCCGATGGTACACTGTCCAACATGCGGGGCGGTCCCGGTTCCCGAGAGTCAGCTGCCAGTCGTGTTACCGGATGTCCAGGGATATGAACCAAGCGGCACGGGCGAGTCGCCTCTGGCCGGCGTCAAGGAATGGGTCGAAACGACGTGCCCTGTGTGCGGGGGACCAGCCAGGCGCGAGACGGATACCATGGACGGCTTCGCCTGTTCCTCTTGGTATGAGCTGCGGTACACCAGCCCTCACAACGACAAGGCGCCCTTCGACAGGGCGACCATCGACTACTGGCTTCCTGTCGACCTGTACGTGGGTGGCGCGGAGCATGCGGTCATGCATCTGCTGTATGCCCGGTTCTGGACCAAGGTCATGTACGACGAAGGTCTCGTGGGCTTCACAGAGCCCTTCGCTCGCCTCATGAACCAGGGAATGCTGCTTTCCTACGACGGGCAGAAGATGAGCAAGAGCAAGCATAACGTCATTACTCCCGACGAGGTTGTCGAGCAGTATGGTGCCGACACCTTGCGCTTGTATGAACTGTTCATGGCGCCGTTTGAGCAGGAGGTCGCCTGGTCCAAGGAAGGTATCTCAGGCGCGCACCGCTTCATGAAGCGTCTGTGGGAGCTCGCACAGCGGAGCATCGACGTACCACGGGGGAACCTGGCGGACGTTGCGGTTCCGAAGCTCGATCTGCAGATCAACAAGTTGATCAGAAAGATCACCGAGGACATCGAGAAGTTCAAGTTCAACACCGCGGTGGCCGCGTTCATGGAGTACTTCAACTTCCTGTCCGAGACCGTGAGGAACGACGAGACGGTTCTGGCGACGGCTGAGTGGCAGACCGCGATGCGGCAGCTGCTTGTCGTCCTGGCCCCTTTCGCTCCCCACACGACAGAGGAACTATGGCAGGAGTACGGGTGCGAAGGGAGCATTCACAAACAGCCCTGGCCTGCCTGGG comes from Coprothermobacter sp. and encodes:
- a CDS encoding aspartate--tRNA(Asn) ligase, whose amino-acid sequence is MERVLSNELSSHAGERIMMAGWMHRIRRLGSGMVFVHLRDRSGICQIVVEAPEAVASIDGLLVESVIQVEGTVVAEPQAAGGYEVHDPSFTVLSPVTEALPFPINKPVINAHLDTFLDNAMVGLRAPSKQAIFKLSAAVAHGFREVLDGKGFTEVATPKIIGSASESGANVFAIEYFGKQAYLAQSPQFYKQMMVGVFERVYEVAPVFRAEPHQTIRHLNEYVSMDAEMGFIKDHTTVMALLTEVIRGILSYLTTHCTGELELLKVAMPLAPETFPHVYFPDAQQWIFEHQGEDCRGEPDLAPQHEKWLGEWAKETFQSDFLFVTGYPMVKRPFYTAPNRDDPKYSNSFDLLFRGTELVTGGQRLNKFDDYARALESRGMTQDAVAAYLQTFRFGMPPHGGFAIGLERFIMQLTGLTNLREAALFPRDMERLQP
- a CDS encoding leucine--tRNA ligase; its protein translation is MREYDFHSIEPKWQDLWEAEKAYRTEENSVKPKLFCLDYFPYPSGDGLHVGHCRNYIPTDVISRFYRMKGFNVLHPMGWDAFGLPAENEAIRLKKNPREITIKNTTNFKRQLKLIGTSYDWEREINSSDPEYYRWTQWFFLLLYKRGLAYEKESEQWWCSSCKTVLANEQAKDGKCWRCGTPVEKKKLKQWFFRITDYADRLADDLDTVDWPERIKIMQRNWIGKSVGAEVVFDIVSAGDGSKHPVTVFTTRLDTIMGATFLVLAPEHPLIHEIVASGQHAEVDAYIAASKTKTEIDRMSTDREKTGVFTGAYTVNPFSGEKVPVWIADYVLMGYGTGAIMAVPAHDSRDFAFATRCGIQIRQVIGWPGIAYEATSWNDAYSEHGTLVRSGRFDGLTTEAAFAAMVEEGEAKGFATAQTNYHMRDWLISRQRYWGAPIPMVHCPTCGAVPVPESQLPVVLPDVQGYEPSGTGESPLAGVKEWVETTCPVCGGPARRETDTMDGFACSSWYELRYTSPHNDKAPFDRATIDYWLPVDLYVGGAEHAVMHLLYARFWTKVMYDEGLVGFTEPFARLMNQGMLLSYDGQKMSKSKHNVITPDEVVEQYGADTLRLYELFMAPFEQEVAWSKEGISGAHRFMKRLWELAQRSIDVPRGNLADVAVPKLDLQINKLIRKITEDIEKFKFNTAVAAFMEYFNFLSETVRNDETVLATAEWQTAMRQLLVVLAPFAPHTTEELWQEYGCEGSIHKQPWPAWDESKLVESEVEVAVQVNGKVRGSMLVPSDSTDEELGSLALAQDYVVKYTAGHIVKRVVAIKGKVVNIVVQ